Sequence from the Vicinamibacterales bacterium genome:
ACGGCTCGTCGACCGTCATTCAGGGCGCCGGCGGCCCGGCGATCTATCGCGGCGACACCTATCCGAAGGACCTGCAGGGCAACGCCTTCATTCCCGATTCGCCGACCAATCTCGTGCACCGGATGGTGGTGGCCAACGACGGGTCGGGGCGGCTGAAGGCGACCAACGGCTACGCCCGCGGCGAGTTCCTCGCTTCGTCCGACGAGCGCTTCCGCCCGGCGAGCGTCTACGACGGTCCCGACGGCAGTCTCTACGTCGTCGACATGTATCGCGGGGTCGTGCAGGCCGGCGGCCTGTGGAGCGAATACCTCACCGACTACATCAAGACGCACGACCTGCAGATGCCGGTCGGCAAGGGACGGATCTGGCGGATCGTCTACGGGAACCGGCCGGCCCGACGTCCCTCGGCGCCGGCACTCGCGAAAGCGACCTCGGCTGAGCTGACCCAGACGCTCGCCAATCCGAAGGGCTGGTGGCGCGACACCGCGCAGCGGATCCTCGTGGAGCGTGGCGACGCGAGTGTGGCGCCGGCGCTGACCACGCTGGCTGCCAGCGCGCCCGACTGGCGGACGAAGCTGCACGCGCTCTGGACGCTCGACGGCCTCGACGCGATCGACGTGGCGTCGGTACGCAAGGCGCTGACCGACACGAATGCCGACGTCCGTGCGTCCGCCGTGCGGTTGTCGGAGCGATGGCTCGACAAGGACGCGGAGCTGCGAACGGCCGTGATCGGTCTCGTCGCCGACCGGAACTGGAACGTTCGCCGCCAGGTGGCGGCCTCGCTCGGCGCGATGCCGTCGGCCGATCGCGTGGATCCGGCGGTGACGCTCCTGACGCGCGATGGCGCCGATCCGATCATCGTCGACGCGGCGGTCAGCAGCCTGAGCGGCGTGGAAGCGGAGGTGCTCGCAAGAGTGATGCAGGCCAAGCCGGCGGCCGCGGCGGCGCCGCCCAATGAAGCCGTCACGATGCTGGCCGGCGCGGTCGCGAAGAGCGGCGACGTCGCGGCGGTGCAGCACGTCCTCGACGTCGCGGTGGACGCGTCGCGGCCCGAGTGGGAGCGCACGGCGATCCTGCGCGGTCTCGACGCCGGCCTGCCGGCGCGCGGCGCCACCGGACGCGGCAATCGCGGCGGCGGAGGTGGCGGGCTGCCCGGATTGAGCGCGCCTGGCGGCCGTGTTGTCGTGACGCCCGGCCGCGGCGTCTCGCTGCCGTCCGAACCCGCCGCACTGTCGGCGCTTGCGGGCGGTACTGGCGCGATCGCGGGCCTCGCGAAGAATGTGTCGGCGAAACTGGATTGGCCCGGCCGCCCGGCGCCGCCGGTGGCGACCGCCGCGCCAATGACGGCGGAGCAGCAGAAGCGCTACGACGCGGGCGCCGAAATCTACAAGAACATCTGCCTGGGCTGCCATCAGGAAGATGGCCGGGGCAAGGAGAAGGTCGGCGGCAATCTCATCGACTCCCAGTTCGTCAACGCGCCCAACGCTGATGCGACGATTCGCATCCTGCTTGGTGGCAAGGAAGGACAGATCGGGCTGATGCCGCCGCTCGGTCCGGCCCTGACCGACGAGCAGATCGCCTCGGCGCTCACCTACATCCGCCGCTCGTGGGGACACACCGCGTCGCCGGTGGATCCGCTCAACGTCATGGAAGTGCGCGGCCTCTCGAAAGGGCGTGCTAAACCATGGACGAACGAAGAACTGCAGGCCGCCGGCCGCGGCGGCCGCGGCGGCGGACACTGAACGATTAGCTGACTGGCAAACGGAGGAGACGGTGAAACTGACATTCGCCATCGCGGCGTTGACGAGTGCGCTCGCGGCGGTGCCGTTCGCACAGACCCCCTCGTCGAAGGGGCTGCAGGTCTACGTCATCGACACGGAGGGCGGCAAGTCGGCGCTCTGGATCACGCCGTCGGGGCAGACGGTGCTCATCGACAGCGGCAACCCCGGGGGGCGCGACACCGACCGCTTGATGGAAGCGATCAAGGATGCCGGCGTCACGAAGATCGACTACCTGGTCACCACCCACTACCACGTCGATCACGTCGGCGGGATGCAGGAGCTGGCCAAACGGATCCCGATCGGAACGTTCGTCGATCACGGCGCGACCGTCGAAGAGCGCGAACAGGTGGCGAACTTCCAGGCGAGCTACAAGGAGCTGTACGACAAGGCCAAGCACATGGTCGTGAAACCTGGCGACAAGCTGCCGTTGACCGGCATCGACTGGCTGATTGTCACCGCCGCCGGCGAGGTGCTGAAGAAGCCGCTGCCGGGCGCCGGCAAGCCGAATCCCGAGTGCGCGTCGTTCCAGCCCAAGGACATCACCACCGATCCCGAGAACGCGCAGTCGGTCGGCAGCCTCGTCACCTTCGGCCAGTTCCGCTCGATCGATCTCGCCGATCTGCTGTGGAACAAGGAACACGATCTGATGTGCCCGAATAATCCCATCGGCACCATCGATCTCCTGATGGTCTCGCACCACGGGACCGATCCGTCGAACTCGCCGCAGCTCATTCATGCGCTGGCGCCGCGCGTCGCGGTGATGCAGAACGGCACCCGCAAGGGCGCCGGTACCCAGACGATGCCGACGCTGCGCACGTCGCCGGGACTCGAAGACATCTGGCAGCTGCACTGGGGCTACGGCGCAGGCATCGAGCAGAACAGCGCCGGCGTCTTCATCGCCAACGTCGACGACAACCAGACGATTGCCAACGTGCTGACGGCGCCGCCGCGCGGCGGTGGGCCGGGCGGTGGCCGTGGTCCGGGCGCCGGGGCGCCGGGCGGCGGGGCGCCTGGCGGCGGTGGCGCTCCCGCGGGCGCGCCGGGTGCGGCCGGAGCGCCGCCGACTATCGTATCGCCGCCATCGACGATGCCCATCCTTCCGCCTGGCGCTGGCGCGCCTCAGGGTCAGCTCGCGGTCGGACCGCCGGCTGGCGCGCCCGGCGGACAGGGCGGTCCGGGTGGACCTGGTGGTGCGGGTCGAGGCGGCGGCGGAGCGCAGGCGCACACGCCGGCCTACTGGATCAAGGTCGTCGCCCAGCAGGACGGCTCGTTCACC
This genomic interval carries:
- a CDS encoding HEAT repeat domain-containing protein, which translates into the protein MPTSSALSPQDEMKTFSLPPGFHVELVASEPLIDSPILMDFDADGRLWVVEMPTFLPDMSGRDSKEPLDRVSVLEDTDGDGVMDKKTVFADKLSGPRALKVLEHGVLVGDPPNLWLMKDTDGDLKADTKELVVNTFGNPNGGIEHNANGLFWAMDNVMYSSEHVFDLKWHDGKLEPLPSLSRGQWTVSQDDAGRIYRNVNDSPLFVDYTPSRYFLRNPNGVRTRGLYELLIEQADATVYPVRSNRGVNRGYRDPFFRADGSSTVIQGAGGPAIYRGDTYPKDLQGNAFIPDSPTNLVHRMVVANDGSGRLKATNGYARGEFLASSDERFRPASVYDGPDGSLYVVDMYRGVVQAGGLWSEYLTDYIKTHDLQMPVGKGRIWRIVYGNRPARRPSAPALAKATSAELTQTLANPKGWWRDTAQRILVERGDASVAPALTTLAASAPDWRTKLHALWTLDGLDAIDVASVRKALTDTNADVRASAVRLSERWLDKDAELRTAVIGLVADRNWNVRRQVAASLGAMPSADRVDPAVTLLTRDGADPIIVDAAVSSLSGVEAEVLARVMQAKPAAAAAPPNEAVTMLAGAVAKSGDVAAVQHVLDVAVDASRPEWERTAILRGLDAGLPARGATGRGNRGGGGGGLPGLSAPGGRVVVTPGRGVSLPSEPAALSALAGGTGAIAGLAKNVSAKLDWPGRPAPPVATAAPMTAEQQKRYDAGAEIYKNICLGCHQEDGRGKEKVGGNLIDSQFVNAPNADATIRILLGGKEGQIGLMPPLGPALTDEQIASALTYIRRSWGHTASPVDPLNVMEVRGLSKGRAKPWTNEELQAAGRGGRGGGH
- a CDS encoding MBL fold metallo-hydrolase, translated to MKLTFAIAALTSALAAVPFAQTPSSKGLQVYVIDTEGGKSALWITPSGQTVLIDSGNPGGRDTDRLMEAIKDAGVTKIDYLVTTHYHVDHVGGMQELAKRIPIGTFVDHGATVEEREQVANFQASYKELYDKAKHMVVKPGDKLPLTGIDWLIVTAAGEVLKKPLPGAGKPNPECASFQPKDITTDPENAQSVGSLVTFGQFRSIDLADLLWNKEHDLMCPNNPIGTIDLLMVSHHGTDPSNSPQLIHALAPRVAVMQNGTRKGAGTQTMPTLRTSPGLEDIWQLHWGYGAGIEQNSAGVFIANVDDNQTIANVLTAPPRGGGPGGGRGPGAGAPGGGAPGGGGAPAGAPGAAGAPPTIVSPPSTMPILPPGAGAPQGQLAVGPPAGAPGGQGGPGGPGGAGRGGGGAQAHTPAYWIKVVAQQDGSFTVSNSRNNFSKTYGAHPRAK